The proteins below are encoded in one region of Aeromonas veronii:
- the murJ gene encoding murein biosynthesis integral membrane protein MurJ, with protein MSKKLIKSGMIVSGMTLASRVMGLVRDVVIANLLGAGVAADVFFFANRIPNFLRRLFAEGAFNQAFVPVMTEYKKNGDEQAVRELLAAVAGTLGGIVTIVTLLGVLGSGVLTALFGWGWFWDWLHGGPAAEKFELASLMLKITFPYLWFITFTAMAGAILNTFGRFAVSSFTPVFLNITMIAAAWWIAPLMERPEISLAIGVFLGGLVQFLFQYPFLRQINMLVWPKWGWNHPGVVKIRTLMIPALFGVSVSQINLLINTMLASFLATGAISYLYYSDRLLEFPLGLFAVAISTVILPALARKHVDADPVDFSRTMDWGVRMVMLLGLPAMVGIAVLREPILRVLFMRGEFGLHEVSMSSASLLASTTGLLSLMLIKVLAPGYYARQDTRTPVRIGIMAMVANMVCNLIFIYPLGYVGLALATACSGTLNAALLFKGLYVQNVYRPSRQTGVFCLKLLAATLLMGGLLAYLSPDLAQWGAWSMGKASLELTLLLCAGGGLYGIVLLALGIRPRHLKSDK; from the coding sequence TTGAGTAAGAAATTGATCAAATCCGGCATGATAGTGTCCGGAATGACGCTGGCGTCCCGTGTGATGGGCTTGGTGCGTGACGTGGTCATCGCCAATCTGCTCGGTGCCGGGGTTGCCGCAGACGTCTTCTTCTTCGCCAATCGCATTCCCAACTTCTTGCGTCGGCTGTTTGCCGAAGGGGCTTTCAATCAGGCCTTTGTGCCGGTGATGACGGAGTACAAGAAAAACGGTGACGAGCAGGCTGTGCGCGAGTTGCTGGCCGCGGTCGCGGGGACACTCGGCGGCATTGTCACTATAGTGACCCTGCTCGGGGTGCTGGGCTCCGGGGTGCTGACGGCCCTGTTTGGCTGGGGCTGGTTCTGGGACTGGCTGCACGGCGGACCGGCGGCGGAGAAGTTCGAACTCGCGAGCCTGATGCTCAAGATCACCTTCCCCTATCTCTGGTTCATCACCTTCACCGCCATGGCGGGGGCCATTCTCAACACCTTCGGTCGCTTTGCCGTCTCCTCGTTCACGCCGGTGTTTCTCAACATCACCATGATTGCGGCCGCCTGGTGGATTGCCCCCTTGATGGAGCGTCCGGAGATCTCGCTCGCCATCGGTGTCTTCCTCGGCGGCCTGGTGCAGTTCCTGTTCCAGTACCCCTTCCTGCGCCAGATCAACATGCTGGTGTGGCCCAAGTGGGGTTGGAACCACCCTGGGGTGGTCAAGATCCGCACCCTGATGATCCCGGCGCTGTTTGGTGTCTCGGTCAGCCAGATCAACCTGCTGATCAACACCATGCTCGCCTCCTTCCTGGCAACCGGCGCCATCAGCTACCTCTATTACTCGGACAGACTACTGGAGTTTCCCCTCGGCCTGTTCGCTGTGGCCATCAGCACGGTGATCCTGCCGGCGCTCGCCAGGAAGCACGTGGATGCGGATCCGGTGGACTTCTCCCGCACCATGGACTGGGGGGTACGCATGGTGATGCTGCTCGGCCTGCCCGCCATGGTGGGGATCGCCGTGCTGCGCGAGCCCATCTTGCGGGTGCTGTTCATGCGCGGGGAGTTCGGTCTGCACGAAGTGAGCATGTCGAGTGCCAGCCTGCTGGCCTCTACCACCGGGTTGCTCTCCCTGATGCTGATCAAGGTGCTGGCCCCCGGTTACTACGCCCGCCAGGACACCAGGACCCCGGTGCGCATCGGTATCATGGCCATGGTGGCGAACATGGTGTGCAACCTCATCTTCATCTATCCCCTCGGCTACGTGGGGCTGGCGCTCGCCACCGCCTGCTCCGGCACCCTGAATGCGGCTCTGCTGTTCAAGGGGCTCTATGTCCAGAACGTCTATCGCCCTTCCCGCCAGACCGGCGTGTTCTGCCTCAAACTGCTGGCGGCGACCCTGCTGATGGGAGGGCTGCTCGCCTACCTGTCACCGGATCTCGCCCAGTGGGGGGCCTGGAGCATGGGCAAGGCCAGCCTGGAGCTGACCCTGTTGCTCTGCGCAGGCGGTGGCCTCTACGGCATCGTGTTGTTGGCGCTCGGCATTCGACCAAGGCACCTGAAATCGGATAAGTAG
- the rpsT gene encoding 30S ribosomal protein S20, with the protein MANIKSAKKRALQSEKRRQHNASRRSMTRTYLKKVIAAIASGDKAAATAAFAVAQPIMDRMATKGLIHKNKAARHKSRLSAQIKAMA; encoded by the coding sequence TTGGCTAACATCAAATCTGCTAAGAAGCGTGCTCTTCAGTCAGAGAAACGTCGTCAGCACAACGCCAGCCGTCGTTCCATGACCCGTACCTACCTGAAGAAAGTGATCGCTGCCATCGCCTCTGGCGACAAGGCTGCCGCCACTGCCGCTTTCGCTGTTGCTCAGCCGATCATGGATCGTATGGCGACCAAAGGCCTGATCCACAAGAACAAAGCTGCTCGTCACAAGAGCCGCCTGTCTGCCCAGATCAAAGCTATGGCTTAA
- a CDS encoding ArsR/SmtB family transcription factor has protein sequence MQLEAMAANAGRAVALLKALANERRLFILCQLLERELSVGELNERLGLSQSALSQHLAVLRRDELVATRKAAQTVYYSLRSHEVRALIGLLHELYCSEPK, from the coding sequence ATGCAACTGGAGGCGATGGCGGCGAATGCCGGTCGTGCGGTGGCCCTGCTCAAGGCGCTGGCCAATGAGCGGCGTCTGTTCATTCTGTGTCAGCTGCTGGAGCGGGAACTGTCGGTGGGGGAGTTGAACGAGCGGCTCGGACTGAGCCAGTCGGCCCTGTCACAGCATCTGGCGGTGCTGCGGCGCGACGAGCTGGTGGCGACACGAAAGGCGGCCCAGACGGTCTATTACTCTCTGCGCAGTCACGAGGTGCGTGCGCTGATCGGCTTGTTGCACGAGTTGTATTGCAGCGAGCCCAAATAA
- the nhaR gene encoding transcriptional activator NhaR, with protein MSHLNYNHLYYFWMTQKKGSVTQAAEALFLTPQTVTGQIKLLEQRLGGKLLIRKGRSLEATELGQLVFRYADKMFSLSYEMLDIVNYRKESQILFDVGIADALSKRLASRVLLSVIPNDGSIHLRCFESTHELLLEQLSEHKLDMILSDCPVDSSQHAGLLSKRLGGCGVSFFCKAPLPEKGFPACLEERKLLIPGRRTAMGRQLTQWFEQQGISPSILGEFDDAALMKAFGFFNQGIFMAPTIYREEILEGEEVILLGETQDLMEEYYVIFAERMIQHPAVKRVCESDFSFLFAGEENLSTIQPASLSF; from the coding sequence ATGTCACACCTTAACTACAACCATCTCTATTATTTTTGGATGACACAGAAGAAGGGCTCCGTCACACAAGCGGCGGAAGCCCTTTTTCTTACCCCCCAGACCGTCACCGGCCAGATCAAGCTGCTGGAGCAGCGTCTCGGCGGCAAGCTACTGATCCGCAAGGGCCGCTCCCTCGAGGCCACCGAGCTGGGCCAGCTGGTCTTTCGCTACGCCGACAAGATGTTCAGCCTCTCCTACGAGATGCTGGATATCGTCAACTACCGCAAGGAGAGCCAGATCCTGTTCGACGTCGGCATCGCCGACGCCCTCTCCAAACGACTCGCCAGCCGGGTGCTGCTCTCCGTCATCCCGAACGATGGCTCCATCCACCTGCGCTGCTTCGAATCGACCCACGAATTGCTGCTGGAACAGCTGAGTGAGCACAAGCTCGACATGATCCTCTCCGACTGCCCGGTGGACTCCAGCCAGCACGCGGGGCTGCTCTCCAAGCGCCTCGGTGGCTGCGGGGTCAGCTTCTTCTGCAAGGCTCCCCTGCCGGAGAAAGGCTTCCCCGCCTGTCTGGAGGAGCGCAAGTTGCTCATCCCGGGCCGGCGTACCGCCATGGGCCGCCAGCTGACCCAGTGGTTCGAGCAGCAGGGGATCTCCCCCAGCATCCTGGGTGAGTTCGATGACGCGGCCCTGATGAAGGCGTTCGGCTTCTTCAACCAGGGCATCTTCATGGCGCCGACCATCTATCGGGAGGAGATCCTGGAGGGGGAGGAGGTGATACTGCTGGGGGAGACCCAGGATCTGATGGAGGAGTATTACGTCATCTTTGCCGAGCGGATGATCCAGCATCCTGCTGTCAAACGGGTGTGCGAGAGTGATTTCTCCTTCCTGTTTGCCGGAGAAGAGAATCTTTCCACCATCCAGCCGGCGAGCCTGTCGTTCTGA
- the nhaA gene encoding Na+/H+ antiporter NhaA: MSDVFKRFLKLESASGIILILAALLAIALANSGLAEYYQSFLNTPVQVRIAALDIDKPLLLWINDGFMALFFLLVGLEVKRELMEGALSSRVQATFPAIAAVGGMLAPALIYAFFNYHDEVTRAGWAIPAATDIAFALGVMALLGKRVPTSLKVFLLALAIMDDLGVIIIIALFYTQQLSLGALAVGVLATLTLLWMNRRGEDRIALYMLVGLVLWVAVLKSGVHATLAGVIVGFMIPLNGKRYASPLKHLEHALHPWSAYLILPLFAFANAGVSLDGIGLSSLLSPVPLGIMLGLFVGKPLGIFTISWLAVKLGVAQLPSGVNFKQIFAVSILCGIGFTMSMFIASLAFEHGGLDYGSFSRLGILVGSTLAAVVGYLALRISLPNREADQSTEGL; encoded by the coding sequence ATGAGTGATGTATTCAAGCGCTTTCTCAAGCTGGAGTCTGCCTCCGGCATCATCCTGATCCTGGCCGCACTGCTGGCCATCGCTCTGGCCAACTCGGGGTTGGCGGAGTATTACCAGAGTTTCCTCAATACGCCGGTGCAGGTGCGCATCGCGGCGCTCGACATCGACAAGCCGCTGCTGCTCTGGATCAACGACGGCTTCATGGCGCTCTTCTTCCTGCTGGTTGGCCTCGAGGTCAAGCGGGAGCTGATGGAGGGGGCACTCTCTTCCCGGGTGCAGGCGACCTTCCCGGCCATTGCCGCCGTGGGGGGCATGCTGGCTCCTGCGCTCATCTACGCCTTCTTCAACTACCACGATGAAGTGACCCGCGCCGGCTGGGCCATCCCGGCGGCCACCGACATCGCTTTCGCCCTCGGGGTGATGGCGCTGCTTGGCAAGCGGGTGCCGACCAGCCTCAAGGTGTTCCTGCTGGCGCTGGCCATCATGGATGACCTCGGCGTCATCATCATCATCGCCCTCTTCTACACCCAGCAGCTCTCTCTGGGCGCGCTGGCGGTCGGTGTCCTGGCGACCCTGACCCTGCTGTGGATGAACCGGCGTGGGGAAGACAGGATCGCGCTCTACATGCTGGTCGGTCTGGTGCTCTGGGTGGCGGTGCTCAAGTCCGGCGTCCATGCGACCCTGGCGGGTGTCATCGTGGGCTTCATGATCCCGCTCAACGGCAAGCGCTACGCCTCCCCCCTCAAGCATCTGGAGCACGCGCTGCATCCCTGGAGCGCCTATCTCATCCTGCCGCTGTTTGCCTTTGCCAACGCCGGGGTGTCGCTGGACGGGATTGGACTCTCCTCCCTGCTGAGCCCGGTGCCGCTCGGCATCATGCTGGGCCTGTTCGTCGGCAAGCCGCTCGGGATCTTCACCATCAGCTGGCTGGCGGTGAAGCTGGGGGTCGCCCAGTTGCCAAGCGGGGTTAATTTCAAGCAAATCTTTGCTGTCAGCATCTTGTGTGGCATTGGCTTCACCATGTCGATGTTTATCGCGTCGCTGGCATTCGAGCATGGCGGATTGGACTACGGTAGCTTCTCTCGCCTCGGGATCTTGGTCGGGTCCACCCTGGCGGCCGTGGTCGGTTATCTCGCCCTGCGGATATCCCTTCCCAATCGGGAGGCGGATCAGAGCACGGAGGGGTTATGA